One genomic region from Neisseria weaveri encodes:
- a CDS encoding TrbM/KikA/MpfK family conjugal transfer protein: MKKILASLAASAAIFTSLPAQAGDVLTGDTKLACEAILCLSTGDRPHECAASIKRYFNIRHKKFHKTLEARRNFLNLCPSSNESNMPGLIDVLVNGAGRCDAAELNRINRATYTKKIRETGGRYADRSWITVEVPYIRNAKPSYCSAYFEHSWTTAGDHVKYVGEEKEGGRWVNVK; this comes from the coding sequence ATGAAGAAAATCCTTGCAAGTTTGGCGGCATCAGCCGCTATTTTTACATCTCTCCCTGCTCAAGCGGGAGATGTACTGACCGGCGACACGAAATTGGCGTGTGAAGCCATTTTGTGTTTATCCACCGGCGATCGACCGCATGAGTGCGCAGCATCAATTAAACGTTACTTCAATATTCGCCACAAAAAATTCCATAAAACGCTTGAGGCACGCCGGAATTTCCTGAATCTTTGTCCGAGCAGTAATGAATCAAATATGCCCGGCTTGATTGACGTATTGGTCAACGGTGCCGGTCGTTGCGATGCTGCCGAGTTGAACCGTATTAATCGTGCAACCTATACAAAAAAAATCAGAGAAACTGGGGGGCGTTACGCAGATAGATCATGGATTACAGTTGAAGTGCCTTATATCAGAAATGCTAAACCTTCATATTGTTCTGCATATTTTGAACACAGTTGGACGACCGCAGGCGACCATGTGAAGTATGTGGGAGAAGAAAAAGAAGGCGGGCGTTGGGTAAATGTGAAATAG
- a CDS encoding nucleotide-binding protein — translation MKEAHLIVQGKGGVGKSFTAMIIAQYLAAEAKNEVPVVCFDTDPVNQTFSRYASLKPEIINILTADNTIDTRMFDGLIEKLIETDGIAVVDNGAATFVPLMSYMAENHVDELLKENGVRLILHVPIMGGQALEDCVVGLSQTINAIDADVVVWLNEYNGAIKSSDNKVFTDFSVYKDNKSKIIGIIKVAHRNPDTYEKDIQAMTSANLTFSEIEASSDWGIMPRQRLRTVKRDLFAQLKNLPIWVNQQNGAADE, via the coding sequence ATGAAAGAAGCACATTTGATTGTCCAGGGCAAGGGTGGAGTTGGTAAATCGTTTACAGCCATGATTATTGCCCAATATTTGGCTGCTGAAGCAAAAAATGAGGTTCCAGTTGTTTGCTTCGATACCGACCCGGTAAACCAAACTTTTAGCAGGTATGCTTCACTGAAACCTGAAATCATTAACATCCTTACAGCAGACAATACTATTGATACCCGTATGTTTGATGGTTTGATTGAAAAGCTAATTGAAACTGATGGCATTGCAGTAGTGGACAACGGGGCTGCAACGTTTGTACCTCTAATGAGTTATATGGCTGAGAACCATGTGGACGAATTACTGAAAGAAAACGGTGTGCGTCTGATTCTCCATGTGCCGATTATGGGCGGGCAAGCATTGGAAGATTGCGTTGTAGGTTTATCTCAAACCATCAATGCCATAGATGCAGATGTTGTTGTTTGGTTGAATGAATATAACGGTGCTATTAAATCTTCCGATAACAAGGTATTTACTGATTTTTCGGTTTATAAAGACAATAAGTCTAAGATTATTGGAATTATTAAAGTCGCACATCGTAATCCTGATACTTACGAAAAAGATATTCAGGCTATGACTTCAGCAAATCTAACCTTTTCTGAAATTGAGGCATCGTCCGATTGGGGCATCATGCCACGCCAACGCTTGCGTACTGTAAAACGCGACTTATTCGCTCAACTAAAAAATCTTCCCATTTGGGTGAATCAGCAAAACGGTGCGGCCGATGAGTAG